A stretch of Eulemur rufifrons isolate Redbay chromosome 5, OSU_ERuf_1, whole genome shotgun sequence DNA encodes these proteins:
- the IER3IP1 gene encoding immediate early response 3-interacting protein 1, with translation MAFTLYSLLQAALLCVNAIAVLHEERFLKNIGWGTDQGIGGFGEEPGIKSQLVNLIRSVRTVMRVPLIIVNSVAIVLLLLFG, from the exons ATGGCCTTTACCCTGTATTCACTGCTGCAGGCAGCCCTGCTCTGCGTCAACGCCATCGCCGTGCTGCACGAGGAGCGATTCCTCAAGAACA TTGGCTGGGGAACAGACCAGGGAATTGGTGGATTCGGAGAGGAGCCAGGAATTAAATCTCAACTAGTGAACCTTATTCGATCTGTAAGAACCGTGATGAGAG tgCCATTGATAATAGTAAACTCAGTTGCAattgtattacttttattatttgggTGA